GCTGGCCCGCCTGCGCTTTGCGGAGATCGTGCTGGAACGGCCCAACCTGCTGTTTCTGGACGAACCCACCAACCATCTGGACATCTACACCCGCGAAAATCTTACCGAGGCCCTCATGGCCTACACCGGCACGCTGCTGCTGGTCACCCATGACCGCCACCTGATGAACAGTCTGGCCTGCCCCATCCTCTACCTTGAGGACGGCAAGGCCACCCTCTACCCCAGCTACGATGCCCTGATGGGCCGCAACGCCCCGGCCCCTGCCGTGCAGAAGGCCGCCGAACCGGCCAAGACCGGCTACGGCAGGGAGCAGCGCCGCCGCCGCGCAGAGCTGCGGGCCAAGATCAAAGCCTGCGAGGACGAGATGGAAGCCCGCGGTGCACGCGAAGTGGAGCTGGACAACGAGATCAACTCGCCGGAGGTGTACAACGACCCCGATCTGCTGCGTCAGAAGAGCGACGAGCTGAGCGACCTGCGCTTCCATCAGGAAGAGCTGTTTGCCGCGTGGGAAGCCGCCATGGAAGAGCAGGAAAGCTACGAGCAGAGCCAGCAGACCGAAGAGTAAAGGAGGGTGCAGCATGCCCCAAAACAGACGCAGTTACGAAAAAACGCGCCGCATCGCCCTTTCCGGCCTGCTGTTTGCGCTGGCCATGGCACTTTCGTTCATTGAGGGCACGCTCACCATCCCGGGCCTTTTGCCGGGCATGAAGCTGGGCCTTGCCAACATCGTGGTGATGTACGCGCTGTTTTTCATGGGGCCAAGGCAGGCGCTGGTGCTGGACGTGCTCAAGGCACTGTTCGTGTTTCTGGTGTCCGGCTTCACGGCGGGCTTTCTCTCGCTGTGCGGCGGCCTTTTGTCCCTGCTGGTGATGTGGGTGCTGTACTATCTGCTGCCGGTGCGGCCAACCTGGTTCATCCTGTCCGTATGCGGCGCACTGGCCCACAACATTGGCCAGCTGCTGGGTGCAGGCGTGATCATCTCGTCCTCGCTGTCGTTCTACTATGCGCCGGTCATGCTGGTGCTGGGCCTTGTGATGGGCGCACTGACCTCCATCACCCTCAAGGCCCTGCTGCCGGCTCTTGGCAAAATGGGCTTCTCCACGCAGGAAAAGCGGGGGAATAACCAACCGTCCATGCATCACAGTTGCATTTTGGCCGGAAATCAGTATAATAAGGAAACAACCTGCTATTTTAAAGATAAAATCTCTTGCATACAGCGCTGCCGCCGTGGGAAAGTGCGCGGCAGCCGGGAGGTGTTTGCACTATGAGTGAAAAAGTTACCATCAAGGTGGAGCGCAAAAAGCTGCATCTGCCCACCATCGCCCTGCGCGGGCTGGTGGTGTTCCCCAACAATCTCGTCCACTTTGAGGTGGGCCGCGAAAAGAGCATTGCCGCCGTGGAGTGGGCAATGGCAAATAATTCCAACGTGTTTCTGGTGGCACAGAAGTCCATGGACACCACCGAGCCGCAGCAGGCAGACCTGTTCAGCTACGGCGTGGTGGCCGAGGTCAAGCAGGTGCTGCGCGTCTCCGGGGACCTTGTAAAGGTCCTGGTGGAGGGCAAGTACCGCGCAAAGCTCAGTGCACTGGATGCCAGCGGCGATTTTCTGCTTTCGGAGGTGCGCCCGGCCCCGGTGCGCGCAGGCAAGGCCGACGATGCCGTGGAAACCGAAGCGCTGCTGCGCGCCCTCAAGGCCGGGTTTGACGAGTACCTTGGCATGAACCCGCGCCTTGGCAAGGACGTGGTGTTTGCCATCGTTTCCAGCGACGACCCCGCCTTCCTCAGCGAGTACATGCCCGCAAATCTGCTGTTCCGCTACGAGGACAAGCAGGCTGTGATGGACGAGGGCACCCTGAACGGACGGCTGAAAAAGCTCATCGAGATGCTGCGCCGTGAGTGTCAGGTGATGAAAATTGAAAAGGAGATCGCGGAAAAGGTCAACGAGTCCATGGACAAGAACCAGCGCGATTACTACCTGCACGAACAGCTGCACATCATCAGCGACGAGCTGGGCGAGGGCGACGACACCCACGCCGAGGCCGACGAGTACCGCCGCAGGATCACCGGACTGCACCTTGCCGAGGACAGCGAGAAGAAGCTGCTCAAGGAAGTGGACCGCCTTGCCAAGATGCAGGGCTCCAATCAGGAGGCAACGGTCATCCGCACCTATCTGGACACCTGCCTTGACCTGCCGTGGAACACCTTTACGGTGGACGACCTTGATATCAGCCGCGCACAGCAGATTTTGGACCGCGACCACTACGGCCTGAAAAAGGTGAAGGACCGCATTCTGGAAACGCTGGCCGTGCGCAAGCTGGCACCGGACGTGAAGGCACAGATCATCTGCCTTGTAGGCCCTCCGGGCGTGGGCAAGACCAGTATTGCACGCTCCATCGCCGAAAGTCTGGGCCGCAAGTATGTGCGCATCAGCCTTGGCGGCGTGCGGGATGAAGCCGAGATCCGCGGCCACCGCCGCACCTACATCGGCGCGATGCCCGGCAAGATCATCACTGCCATGATCTCTGCCAAGAGCGCGAACCCCCTCATGCTGCTGGACGAGATCGACAAGCTGGCAGGCGACTTCCGCGGCGACCCGGCCGCAGCCCTGCTGGAAGCGCTGGACCCGGAGCAGAACAGCACCTTCAACGATCATTTCATCGATATCCCGTTCGATTTGAGCCATGTGCTCTTTATCACCACCGCCAACGACCTTGGCAGCATCCCCGGCCCCTGCGTGACCGCATGGACGTGATCGAGCTGCCCAGCTACACCCGCGTGGAAAAATACAACATTGCCCGCAAGCACCTGCTGCCCAAGCAGCTCAAGGCCTGCGGCCTGACC
Above is a genomic segment from Faecalibacterium taiwanense containing:
- a CDS encoding Gx transporter family protein, with protein sequence MPQNRRSYEKTRRIALSGLLFALAMALSFIEGTLTIPGLLPGMKLGLANIVVMYALFFMGPRQALVLDVLKALFVFLVSGFTAGFLSLCGGLLSLLVMWVLYYLLPVRPTWFILSVCGALAHNIGQLLGAGVIISSSLSFYYAPVMLVLGLVMGALTSITLKALLPALGKMGFSTQEKRGNNQPSMHHSCILAGNQYNKETTCYFKDKISCIQRCRRGKVRGSREVFAL